The Lysobacter capsici genome has a segment encoding these proteins:
- a CDS encoding sensor histidine kinase has protein sequence MTTPADPIPNGSATATPTARNARSSLRNRILLGLFGYTALLSIAVVVQGVIVNEHAEHLVWTSLMDTELDHFVERSRLDPDYRWTDTQALNLYDDATRPPPPELRSLEPGVHDEIVVHGTEYVALVRDVDGRRLTLALDIDDMEHREFDLALTIAGSAITTLLLLCAVIGWGVHRLVRPLSNMARRIGTLQPDRAGQRIDVPESASSELVVIADAVNDYVERHDRFVARERAFIDSASHELRTPIAVIAGSTEIALDQPDLSPATRNQLGRIHRTARDVEQLISLLLVLAKDPKRLTASSDRFSLDQLLPEIIEDHRHLTRDKDLTVTLAPISPCEIVAPLPIVQAAIGNLLRNAIENSDRGEITVRLEPEATVVIEDPGHGMTPEEISEIYTRVARGGREGGGIGLDLISRLCEHLGWNLRFDKAERGTRTTLVLRGGQ, from the coding sequence ATGACGACGCCGGCTGATCCCATACCGAACGGCTCCGCGACCGCCACGCCGACCGCGCGCAACGCGCGCTCGAGCCTGCGCAATCGCATCCTGCTGGGCCTGTTCGGCTACACCGCGCTGCTGTCGATCGCGGTGGTCGTGCAGGGCGTGATCGTCAACGAACACGCCGAGCATCTGGTCTGGACCTCGCTGATGGACACCGAGCTCGACCATTTCGTCGAGCGCAGCCGCCTGGATCCGGATTACCGCTGGACCGACACCCAGGCGCTGAACCTGTACGACGACGCCACCCGGCCGCCGCCGCCCGAGCTGCGTTCGCTGGAACCGGGCGTCCACGACGAGATCGTGGTCCACGGCACCGAGTATGTCGCGCTGGTGCGCGACGTCGACGGCCGCCGCCTGACCCTGGCGCTCGACATCGACGACATGGAGCACCGCGAGTTCGATCTCGCCCTGACCATCGCCGGCTCGGCGATCACCACCTTGCTGCTGCTGTGCGCGGTGATCGGCTGGGGCGTGCATCGGCTGGTGCGGCCGCTGAGCAACATGGCCCGGCGCATCGGCACCTTGCAGCCCGATCGCGCCGGCCAACGCATCGACGTGCCCGAGTCGGCGAGCTCGGAACTGGTCGTGATCGCCGACGCGGTCAACGATTACGTCGAGCGCCACGACCGCTTCGTCGCGCGCGAACGCGCCTTCATCGACAGCGCCAGCCACGAACTGCGCACGCCGATCGCGGTGATCGCCGGCTCGACCGAAATCGCGCTCGACCAGCCCGACCTGTCGCCGGCCACGCGCAACCAGCTCGGCCGCATCCATCGCACCGCGCGCGATGTCGAGCAACTGATTTCGCTGCTGCTGGTGCTGGCCAAGGACCCCAAGCGCCTGACCGCGAGCAGCGACCGCTTTTCGCTGGATCAGCTGCTGCCGGAAATCATCGAGGACCATCGCCATCTGACCCGCGACAAGGACCTGACCGTGACGCTGGCGCCGATCAGCCCGTGCGAAATCGTCGCGCCGCTGCCGATCGTGCAGGCCGCGATCGGCAACCTGCTGCGCAATGCGATCGAGAACAGCGACCGCGGCGAGATCACCGTGCGGCTGGAACCCGAAGCCACCGTGGTAATCGAAGACCCGGGCCACGGCATGACCCCGGAGGAAATCAGCGAGATCTACACCCGGGTCGCGCGCGGCGGCCGCGAAGGCGGCGGCATCGGCCTGGACCTGATCTCGCGCCTGTGCGAACACCTGGGCTGGAACCTGCGCTTCGACAAGGCCGAGCGCGGAACGCGCACGACGCTGGTGCTGCGCGGCGGTCAGTGA
- a CDS encoding phosphatase PAP2 family protein translates to MNRSASWPRPTVATSPALPGFAPRLSYGWSSRVFLRRHALWPLLAWLALSLLSMGLGGDFWLADRLYAWQGGHWSLQNAFLTEHVIHRFGRDASTAAWIGVFALWLFARGRPALAHWRRPLAYLLLSTLIAIVLASGLKSLTNMDCPWDLSRYGGDRAFFGLFDARPAALARGVCFPAGHASAGYAWVALYFFFLMLRPRLRWAGLAIGLGTGLLFGFAQQLRGAHFLSHDVWTLAISWFVALALYLAMARREAPMAVRDALPLLGGAAR, encoded by the coding sequence ATGAACCGTTCCGCTTCCTGGCCCCGCCCGACGGTGGCCACTTCGCCCGCCTTGCCCGGCTTCGCGCCGCGGCTGTCGTACGGGTGGTCGTCCCGGGTGTTCCTGCGGCGGCATGCGCTGTGGCCGCTGCTGGCGTGGCTGGCGCTGTCGCTGCTGAGCATGGGCCTGGGCGGCGACTTCTGGCTCGCCGATCGGTTGTACGCCTGGCAGGGCGGGCACTGGAGCCTGCAGAACGCATTCCTGACCGAGCACGTGATCCACCGCTTCGGCCGCGACGCCAGCACCGCCGCGTGGATCGGCGTGTTCGCGCTGTGGCTGTTCGCCCGCGGCCGTCCGGCGCTGGCGCACTGGCGCCGGCCGCTGGCCTATCTGCTGCTGTCGACCCTGATCGCGATCGTGCTGGCGTCGGGGCTCAAGTCGCTGACCAACATGGACTGCCCCTGGGACCTGAGCCGCTACGGCGGCGACCGCGCGTTCTTCGGCTTGTTCGATGCGCGACCGGCCGCGCTCGCGCGCGGCGTGTGCTTCCCCGCCGGCCACGCCAGCGCGGGCTATGCCTGGGTCGCCTTGTACTTCTTCTTCCTGATGCTGCGGCCGCGCCTGCGCTGGGCCGGGCTCGCGATCGGTCTGGGGACCGGCTTGTTGTTCGGCTTCGCCCAGCAGTTGCGCGGCGCGCATTTTCTTTCGCACGACGTGTGGACGCTGGCGATCAGCTGGTTCGTCGCGCTCGCGCTGTATCTGGCGATGGCCCGGCGCGAGGCGCCGATGGCCGTGCGCGATGCGCTGCCGCTGCTGGGAGGCGCCGCGCGATGA
- a CDS encoding response regulator transcription factor, with amino-acid sequence MRLLVVEDNRSLVANLFDYFEARGYTLDAAPDGPTGLHLAVTQRYDAIVLDWMLPRLDGREVLRSLREEAGSDVPVLMLTARDELPDKIAGFRAGADDYLTKPFALPELEVRLEALAARAAGRGRSRVLQVADLKLDLTTLEVSRGGRALHLYPACRKLLEVLLQSSPGAVTRERLEQALWGDSPPDGDMLRSHIYELRRAVDGPYPIKLIQTLPRVGYRLAIPPAADPASDDDAG; translated from the coding sequence ATGCGCCTGTTGGTGGTGGAAGACAACCGCAGCCTGGTCGCCAACCTCTTCGATTATTTCGAAGCGCGCGGCTACACCCTCGACGCCGCGCCCGACGGCCCGACCGGCCTGCACCTGGCGGTGACCCAGCGTTACGACGCGATCGTGCTGGACTGGATGCTGCCGCGCCTGGACGGGCGCGAAGTGCTGCGCAGTCTGCGCGAGGAAGCCGGTTCGGACGTGCCGGTGCTGATGTTGACCGCGCGCGACGAACTGCCCGACAAGATCGCCGGTTTCCGCGCCGGCGCCGACGACTACCTGACCAAGCCCTTCGCCCTGCCCGAACTGGAAGTGCGGCTGGAAGCGCTGGCCGCGCGCGCCGCCGGCCGCGGCCGCAGCCGGGTGCTGCAGGTCGCCGACCTCAAGCTCGACCTGACCACGCTGGAAGTCAGCCGCGGCGGCCGCGCCCTGCACCTGTACCCGGCCTGCCGCAAGTTGCTGGAAGTGCTGCTGCAGTCCAGCCCCGGCGCGGTCACCCGCGAACGCCTGGAACAGGCCTTGTGGGGCGACAGCCCGCCCGACGGCGACATGCTGCGCTCGCATATCTACGAATTGCGCCGCGCGGTCGACGGCCCTTATCCGATCAAGCTGATCCAGACTTTGCCGCGCGTGGGCTACCGGCTCGCGATCCCGCCGGCCGCGGACCCCGCGAGCGATGACGACGCCGGCTGA
- a CDS encoding phosphoethanolamine transferase: MNVIARTQLRWPAWFSYRPEFGVDAVVLMASVYFALCANSAFWRATAAAGVLSGMHGAWVAVCVFVAVVAITFLLLGILLNRWTLKPLLTVLLLVSAGAAYFMSHYGVYMDTGMIRNVLQSDTKESRELITGGMLFSVLLYGLLPASLLWRVRLKTRALGRALLIRVGLLLASLVIAGLALLGSYQDVSSLLRNHKEVRHLVTPANYLVSLTRVALDDSASRVRGRTPIGTDARVAARPAGSKPRLLVIVVGETVRAQNWGLNGYARQTTPELARIAPINFPDMTACGSSTEVSVPCMFSPYGRENYNKDRIQGSESLLNVLEYAGIHTLWRDNQTGCKNVCKDLAFESFEHGTDPKFCTAEGCFDEVMLQGLRERIDAKPGDAVVILHQLGNHGPSYYLRYPQRLRRYTPTCETSELGQCSQQQIVNAYDNAVLATDEFLARTIRYLAQDSSRDTAMIYLSDHGESLGENGLYLHGVPYAIAPKTQTRVPMVMWFSPGFSAARGLDLRCLRDEAARPASQDNLFHSVLGLMQVNTRVYEKRKDLFAPCQRGATAQG, encoded by the coding sequence ATGAACGTCATTGCACGCACCCAGCTGCGTTGGCCGGCCTGGTTCTCGTATCGGCCCGAATTCGGCGTCGACGCGGTGGTGCTGATGGCCAGCGTCTACTTCGCGCTATGCGCCAACAGCGCGTTCTGGCGCGCGACCGCGGCGGCCGGCGTACTTAGCGGCATGCACGGCGCCTGGGTCGCGGTCTGCGTGTTCGTGGCGGTGGTGGCGATCACCTTCCTGCTGCTGGGCATATTGCTCAATCGATGGACGCTGAAGCCATTGCTGACGGTGTTGCTGCTGGTCAGCGCGGGCGCCGCGTATTTCATGAGCCACTACGGCGTCTACATGGACACCGGCATGATCCGCAACGTGCTGCAGTCCGACACCAAGGAATCGCGCGAGCTGATCACCGGCGGCATGCTGTTTTCGGTGCTGCTGTACGGACTGCTGCCGGCGTCGCTGCTGTGGCGGGTGCGGCTGAAGACCCGCGCGCTGGGCCGCGCGCTGCTGATCCGGGTGGGCTTGCTGCTCGCCTCGCTGGTGATCGCCGGGCTGGCCTTGCTGGGTTCGTACCAGGACGTGTCCTCGCTGCTGCGCAATCACAAGGAAGTCCGTCATCTGGTCACGCCGGCGAATTATCTGGTCTCGCTGACTCGCGTGGCGCTGGACGACTCGGCCTCGCGCGTGCGCGGCCGCACGCCGATCGGCACCGATGCGCGCGTGGCCGCGCGGCCGGCGGGCAGCAAGCCGCGCCTGCTGGTGATCGTGGTCGGCGAAACCGTGCGCGCGCAGAACTGGGGCTTGAACGGTTACGCGCGCCAGACCACGCCGGAACTGGCGCGGATCGCGCCGATCAATTTCCCCGACATGACCGCGTGCGGCAGCAGCACCGAGGTGTCGGTGCCGTGCATGTTCTCGCCGTACGGCCGCGAGAATTACAACAAGGACCGCATCCAGGGCTCGGAGTCGTTGCTCAACGTGCTCGAGTACGCCGGCATACATACTCTGTGGCGCGACAACCAGACCGGCTGCAAGAACGTGTGCAAGGACCTGGCGTTCGAGTCGTTCGAACACGGCACCGATCCCAAGTTCTGCACCGCCGAAGGCTGTTTCGACGAAGTCATGCTGCAAGGCCTGCGCGAGCGCATCGACGCCAAGCCCGGCGACGCGGTGGTGATCCTGCACCAGCTCGGCAACCATGGGCCGAGCTATTACCTGCGCTATCCGCAGCGCCTGCGCCGTTACACCCCGACCTGCGAAACCAGCGAGCTGGGCCAGTGCAGCCAGCAGCAGATCGTCAACGCCTACGACAACGCGGTGCTGGCCACCGACGAATTCCTGGCGCGCACGATCCGTTACCTGGCCCAGGACAGCTCGCGCGACACCGCGATGATTTATCTGTCCGATCACGGCGAGTCGCTGGGCGAGAACGGTCTGTACCTGCACGGCGTGCCGTACGCGATCGCGCCCAAGACCCAGACCCGGGTGCCGATGGTGATGTGGTTCTCGCCGGGCTTCAGCGCCGCGCGCGGCCTGGACCTGCGCTGCCTGCGCGACGAAGCGGCCAGGCCGGCGAGCCAGGACAACCTGTTCCACTCGGTGCTGGGCCTGATGCAGGTCAACACCCGGGTGTATGAGAAGCGCAAGGACCTGTTCGCGCCGTGTCAGCGGGGCGCGACGGCGCAGGGCTGA
- a CDS encoding ADP-ribosylglycohydrolase family protein, whose translation MKSAQLDRRDRIAGGLVGLLVGDALGVPYEFHPPREIPPAGDIEYTPPPGFDRSHKSVQPGTWSDDGAQALCLLESLLECDRLDLDDFARRLVRWYDDGHLAVDGVVFDVGVATGRALLALRAGASPLAAGHRDGEHSSHGNGALMRSLPLALWHQGSDAELVGDARLQSCVTHGHMRSQVCCALYCLWARRILQAADDPWRDAVTTLRALWVDDAQALEELEWSLRPDEPAIGQGSGYVVDSLRSALWASSLPTYEQVVRAAIGLGRDTDTTACIAGGVAGLREGIAAIPERWAPVCAAVGCTGPCWIGCWRGWGRNKPRPPADRVSPRRLSSERRRRPCRTRASSLCFTGPGRPAAASCGRSERSDMTQSDTTEQGTNLFDDARDASDLKRAVALLETPSLTARMAALAGAPIEFGMSKLPKFAHRGIQKTVHAALHKAASAALWTVKDVPNKGSSTKTHKLAAAASGVAGGMFGALGLTLELPVTTVIMMRSVADIARSEGFSVSEPWVQAACVEVFAFGGNSKDDDASESGYYASRGVLSELTKNATRELVHLAGHRGAEQVTHAYAKKQGAAWMAKLIDAVATRFGVIITEKTAAQLVPVIGAATAATMNVLFTNHYQDMARGHFIVKRLERKYGAQAVERAYRQVKAGEGALPALQHGGE comes from the coding sequence ATGAAATCGGCACAACTCGATAGACGGGATCGTATCGCCGGCGGCCTGGTCGGCCTGCTGGTGGGCGACGCGCTGGGCGTGCCTTACGAATTCCATCCGCCTCGGGAGATTCCGCCTGCCGGCGATATCGAGTACACGCCGCCGCCTGGATTCGACCGTTCGCACAAGTCGGTTCAACCGGGCACATGGTCGGACGACGGCGCGCAGGCGCTTTGCCTGCTCGAATCGCTACTCGAATGCGATCGTCTGGATCTCGACGATTTTGCGCGGCGTCTGGTGCGCTGGTACGACGACGGGCATCTGGCCGTGGATGGCGTGGTGTTCGATGTCGGCGTGGCAACCGGCCGCGCCTTGCTCGCACTGCGTGCCGGCGCGTCGCCGTTGGCCGCCGGACACCGCGATGGCGAGCACAGCAGCCATGGCAACGGCGCGTTGATGCGCTCGCTGCCTCTGGCGCTGTGGCATCAAGGTAGCGATGCCGAGCTGGTGGGCGATGCGCGACTGCAGTCGTGCGTCACCCACGGGCATATGCGCTCGCAGGTGTGTTGCGCGCTGTATTGCCTGTGGGCCCGGCGGATATTGCAGGCCGCGGACGATCCGTGGCGCGATGCGGTGACGACCCTGCGCGCGCTATGGGTCGATGACGCTCAGGCGCTGGAAGAGTTGGAGTGGTCGTTGCGGCCGGACGAACCGGCCATCGGCCAAGGTTCGGGCTATGTGGTCGACAGCTTGCGTTCGGCGCTCTGGGCATCGTCGCTGCCGACCTACGAGCAAGTGGTGCGGGCCGCCATCGGCCTGGGGCGCGATACCGACACGACGGCCTGCATCGCCGGTGGGGTGGCCGGTTTGCGCGAGGGTATCGCGGCGATACCCGAACGTTGGGCACCGGTTTGCGCGGCGGTGGGTTGTACCGGCCCTTGCTGGATCGGCTGCTGGCGAGGGTGGGGCAGGAATAAGCCGCGGCCACCGGCCGACCGCGTTTCGCCTCGACGGCTATCGAGCGAGCGCCGACGCCGACCTTGCCGTACTCGTGCATCGTCCCTATGTTTCACAGGCCCAGGCCGTCCGGCCGCGGCATCGTGCGGCAGGAGCGAGCGAAGCGATATGACCCAGAGCGATACGACCGAGCAGGGAACGAATCTCTTCGACGATGCGCGCGACGCATCCGATCTCAAGCGCGCGGTCGCGCTGCTGGAAACCCCGTCGCTGACCGCGCGCATGGCCGCGCTGGCCGGGGCGCCGATCGAATTCGGCATGTCCAAGCTGCCGAAGTTCGCGCACCGCGGCATTCAGAAGACCGTGCACGCGGCCTTGCACAAGGCGGCCTCGGCGGCGTTGTGGACGGTCAAGGACGTGCCGAACAAGGGGTCGTCGACCAAGACCCACAAACTCGCCGCGGCGGCGTCGGGCGTGGCCGGCGGGATGTTCGGCGCGCTCGGATTGACCCTGGAGCTGCCGGTCACCACCGTGATCATGATGCGTTCGGTCGCCGACATCGCCCGCAGCGAAGGTTTTTCGGTGTCCGAGCCGTGGGTGCAGGCGGCGTGCGTGGAGGTGTTCGCGTTCGGCGGCAACAGCAAGGACGACGATGCGTCGGAGTCGGGCTATTACGCCTCGCGCGGCGTGTTGTCGGAGTTGACCAAGAACGCCACGCGCGAGCTGGTGCATCTGGCCGGGCATCGCGGCGCGGAACAGGTCACCCATGCTTATGCCAAGAAACAGGGCGCGGCGTGGATGGCCAAGCTGATCGACGCGGTGGCCACGCGCTTCGGCGTGATCATCACCGAAAAGACCGCCGCGCAGCTGGTGCCGGTGATCGGCGCGGCGACCGCGGCGACGATGAATGTGTTGTTCACCAATCACTACCAGGACATGGCGCGCGGGCATTTCATCGTCAAGCGGTTGGAGCGCAAGTACGGCGCGCAGGCGGTGGAGCGGGCGTATCGGCAGGTCAAGGCGGGCGAGGGCGCGTTGCCTGCGTTGCAGCACGGCGGCGAGTGA
- the gcvA gene encoding transcriptional regulator GcvA produces MSGRRLPPLGTLRAFEAAARLRSFKRAAEELSVTPTAISHQIRALEAQLGLRLFERETRRVRPTAEAERLYPVLRDGFDAFAQAIAELTARPRRQALTISATLSFTAKWLVPRVASFHAAYPDLDLRLHASDDPVDLHAGVADAAIRYGRGPYPGLVAEPLIDNRFAPVCSPRLDLRDPDDLRRHTLLHSEWRHPTQDSPTWRGWCLQAGLDGLDVDAGLRFTDESHAIQSAIAGHGVALLSLTLVADDLAAGTLVQPFGPALQGHPHWFVHADANPSPQARALRDWLRAQVALGDRG; encoded by the coding sequence ATGAGCGGACGCCGCCTGCCCCCGCTGGGCACCCTGCGCGCCTTCGAGGCCGCGGCCCGGCTGCGCAGCTTCAAGCGCGCCGCCGAGGAGTTGTCGGTCACCCCGACCGCGATCAGTCACCAGATCCGTGCGCTGGAAGCGCAGCTCGGCCTGCGCCTGTTCGAGCGCGAGACCCGGCGGGTGCGGCCGACCGCCGAGGCCGAACGGCTGTACCCGGTGCTGCGCGACGGCTTCGATGCCTTCGCCCAGGCGATCGCCGAACTGACCGCGCGGCCGCGGCGGCAGGCGCTGACGATCTCGGCGACCTTGTCGTTCACCGCGAAATGGCTGGTGCCGCGGGTGGCCTCGTTCCATGCCGCGTATCCGGACCTGGACCTGCGCCTGCACGCCTCCGACGATCCGGTCGATCTGCACGCCGGCGTCGCCGACGCGGCGATCCGCTACGGCCGCGGGCCCTATCCGGGCCTGGTCGCCGAACCGTTGATCGACAACCGCTTCGCGCCGGTGTGCAGCCCGCGCCTGGACCTGCGCGACCCCGACGATCTGCGCCGGCACACCCTGCTGCATTCGGAATGGCGGCACCCGACCCAGGATTCGCCGACCTGGCGCGGCTGGTGCCTGCAGGCCGGGCTGGACGGGCTCGATGTCGACGCCGGGCTGCGCTTCACCGACGAAAGCCACGCGATCCAGTCGGCGATCGCCGGCCACGGCGTGGCCCTGCTGAGCCTGACCCTGGTCGCCGACGACCTCGCCGCGGGCACGCTGGTGCAGCCGTTCGGGCCGGCGCTGCAGGGCCATCCGCATTGGTTCGTGCATGCCGATGCGAACCCGAGCCCGCAGGCGCGGGCCTTGCGCGATTGGTTGCGGGCGCAGGTGGCGCTGGGCGATCGGGGCTGA
- a CDS encoding FMN-dependent NADH-azoreductase: MTRLLHIDASARLHGSDTHAHGSHSRRLSQRFVRGWRELNPGDEIVVRDVGLAPPTPVSDRWIHAAFTPPARREPWMTQVLAESDGLVDELLAADLIVAGVPMYNFGVPAPFKAWIDNVVRVGRTFGFDRQREGEPYWPMLSDAGKTLVLLSSRGDYGYGAGERLAHINHVEPAVLTPMRYLGITDSHGAAVEYDEFGGEDLRASIERAEAQVDALVQRLSRERATRAAA, from the coding sequence ATGACCCGCCTTCTGCACATCGACGCCAGCGCCCGCCTGCACGGCTCGGACACTCACGCCCACGGCTCGCACAGCCGCCGCCTGAGCCAGCGTTTCGTCCGCGGCTGGCGCGAACTCAACCCCGGCGACGAAATCGTCGTGCGCGACGTCGGTCTCGCGCCGCCGACCCCGGTCAGCGACCGCTGGATCCACGCCGCGTTCACCCCGCCGGCCCGGCGCGAGCCGTGGATGACGCAGGTGCTGGCCGAAAGCGACGGTCTGGTCGACGAGTTGCTGGCCGCCGACCTGATCGTCGCCGGCGTGCCGATGTACAACTTCGGCGTGCCGGCGCCGTTCAAGGCCTGGATCGACAACGTGGTGCGGGTCGGCCGCACCTTCGGCTTCGACCGTCAGCGCGAAGGCGAGCCGTACTGGCCGATGCTCAGCGACGCCGGCAAGACCCTGGTGCTGCTCAGCTCGCGCGGCGACTACGGCTACGGCGCCGGCGAACGGCTGGCCCACATCAACCATGTCGAACCGGCGGTGCTGACCCCGATGCGCTACCTCGGCATCACCGACAGCCACGGCGCGGCGGTGGAGTACGACGAATTCGGCGGCGAGGATCTGCGCGCCTCGATCGAACGCGCCGAAGCGCAGGTGGACGCGTTGGTGCAACGGCTTTCGCGCGAACGCGCGACCCGGGCCGCCGCGTGA
- a CDS encoding patatin-like phospholipase family protein, with product MKSTDVELERLRIRREALRAELAADTSRATERAGRALCLSGGGYRAALFHLGSLLRLHETGLLAGTTLFSSVSGGSIVSAWLACRYLDTRTSSDESFAAWSDRIDFRASVVEPFRAVAARDLRTWPVLATLAHNWLAPWHRIALLERGYIRALGERTLDDLPEAPAFVFCATDLTFGVNWEFSRRRVGDYLAGYLRDGAQRTRLSAAVAASSSFPPVFGPVRFEAAPGDYQRGNYQGDDAPLLRSRIELSDGGVYDNLATEPSLRRYREVLVSDAGGPFVFESKRWWLQKLMRYTQVMSNQAEALRKRLFFGQAGSGAMIGAYWGLTGDRDEGADGYSPALVREVIGRIRTDLDRFLDPEFEVLVNHGYFACVDALWRQDDWISPNTQAATWPYPQRANENEVRRWLRYSHRRVLHRRWWGAS from the coding sequence ATGAAAAGCACCGATGTCGAACTCGAACGTCTGCGCATCCGCCGCGAAGCGCTGCGCGCCGAACTGGCCGCCGACACCAGTCGCGCGACCGAACGCGCAGGACGCGCGCTATGCCTGTCCGGCGGCGGCTACCGCGCCGCGCTGTTCCACCTGGGCTCGCTGCTGCGGCTGCACGAAACCGGCCTGCTCGCCGGCACCACGTTATTCAGCTCGGTCTCCGGCGGCAGCATCGTCTCGGCCTGGCTGGCCTGCCGTTACCTCGACACGCGCACGTCCAGCGACGAATCCTTCGCCGCCTGGAGCGACCGCATCGATTTCCGCGCGAGCGTGGTCGAACCGTTCCGCGCCGTGGCCGCGCGCGACCTGCGCACCTGGCCGGTGCTGGCCACCCTCGCCCACAACTGGCTCGCGCCCTGGCACCGCATCGCCCTGCTCGAACGCGGCTACATCCGCGCGCTCGGCGAACGCACGCTCGACGATCTGCCCGAAGCGCCGGCATTCGTGTTCTGCGCGACCGACCTGACCTTCGGCGTGAACTGGGAATTCTCGCGCCGCCGGGTCGGCGACTACCTCGCCGGCTATTTGCGCGACGGCGCTCAGCGCACGCGCTTGAGCGCCGCGGTCGCGGCCTCGTCGTCGTTCCCGCCGGTATTCGGCCCGGTGCGCTTCGAAGCCGCGCCCGGCGACTATCAGCGCGGCAATTACCAAGGCGACGATGCGCCGCTGTTGCGCTCGCGGATCGAACTCAGCGACGGCGGCGTCTACGACAACCTGGCCACCGAACCGAGTCTGCGCCGCTACCGCGAAGTGCTGGTGTCCGACGCGGGCGGGCCGTTCGTGTTCGAAAGCAAGCGCTGGTGGCTGCAAAAGCTGATGCGCTACACCCAGGTGATGAGCAACCAGGCCGAAGCGCTGCGCAAGCGCCTGTTCTTCGGCCAGGCCGGCAGCGGCGCGATGATCGGCGCGTACTGGGGCCTGACCGGCGACCGCGACGAAGGCGCCGATGGTTACAGCCCGGCGCTGGTGCGCGAGGTGATCGGACGAATCCGCACCGACCTCGACCGCTTCCTCGATCCGGAGTTCGAGGTGCTGGTCAACCACGGCTATTTCGCCTGCGTCGACGCGTTGTGGCGGCAGGACGACTGGATCTCGCCGAACACGCAGGCCGCGACCTGGCCGTACCCGCAGCGCGCCAACGAGAACGAGGTGCGCCGCTGGCTGCGTTACAGCCATCGGCGCGTACTGCATCGGCGCTGGTGGGGCGCGAGTTGA
- a CDS encoding HipA family kinase, whose amino-acid sequence MRTVCATRYVTPLREGGSLPAVVEADDDGLYVMKFRGAGQGRKALIAEIVGGELARRLGLPVPEIVLIELDPDMARTEPDPEIQHLIRESAGLNLALDYLPGSVNYDPLVDRPNAELASRIVWFDAFVTNVDRTPRNTNMLLWHRRLTLIDHGAALYFHHNWAGAADAAASRFAPIKDHVLLPLADRLAQVDEALAAQITPQLVQAIVDLIPDSWLIDEPGFSDADAHRRAYADYLNRRVRAPRAFVEEALHARSLQL is encoded by the coding sequence TTGAGAACCGTGTGCGCCACCCGTTACGTCACCCCGCTGCGCGAGGGCGGCTCGCTGCCGGCCGTGGTCGAGGCCGACGACGACGGGTTGTACGTGATGAAGTTCCGCGGCGCCGGACAGGGCCGCAAGGCGCTGATCGCCGAAATCGTCGGCGGCGAACTCGCGCGCCGGCTCGGCCTGCCGGTGCCCGAGATCGTGCTGATCGAACTCGACCCCGACATGGCGCGGACCGAACCCGACCCGGAAATCCAGCACCTGATCCGCGAAAGCGCGGGCCTCAATCTCGCCCTCGATTACTTGCCCGGCTCGGTCAACTACGACCCGCTGGTGGATCGGCCGAACGCGGAACTGGCTTCGCGCATCGTCTGGTTCGATGCGTTCGTGACCAATGTCGACCGCACGCCGCGCAACACCAACATGCTGCTGTGGCACCGTCGCCTGACCCTGATCGATCACGGCGCGGCGCTGTACTTCCATCACAACTGGGCCGGCGCGGCCGATGCCGCGGCGAGCCGTTTCGCGCCGATCAAGGACCACGTGCTGCTGCCGCTGGCCGACCGGCTCGCCCAGGTCGACGAGGCCCTGGCCGCGCAGATCACCCCGCAACTGGTGCAGGCCATCGTCGACCTGATCCCCGACAGCTGGCTGATCGACGAACCCGGTTTCAGCGACGCGGACGCACACCGCCGCGCCTACGCCGACTACCTCAACCGCCGCGTGCGTGCGCCGCGCGCTTTCGTCGAGGAGGCGCTGCATGCCCGTTCGCTCCAGCTATGA
- a CDS encoding DUF3037 domain-containing protein, producing MPVRSSYDYAVIRVVPRVEREEFVNVGVLVSCPQAKLLVAGIELDPRRLLALDPDVDIDAVRLHLQAIEKICAGGVDSGPIGQLPPRARFHWLTAKRSSIIQLSPVHTGRCLQADAIVEHLLQRMVRVAAPRD from the coding sequence ATGCCCGTTCGCTCCAGCTATGACTATGCGGTGATCCGCGTGGTGCCGCGGGTCGAGCGCGAGGAATTCGTCAACGTCGGCGTGCTGGTGTCGTGCCCGCAGGCCAAGTTGCTGGTCGCCGGCATCGAACTCGACCCGCGGCGCCTGCTCGCGCTCGATCCCGATGTCGACATCGACGCGGTGCGCCTGCATCTGCAGGCGATCGAGAAGATCTGCGCAGGCGGCGTCGATTCCGGCCCGATCGGCCAGCTGCCGCCGCGCGCGCGTTTCCATTGGCTGACCGCCAAGCGCAGCTCGATCATCCAGCTCTCGCCGGTGCACACCGGACGCTGCCTGCAGGCCGATGCGATCGTCGAGCATCTGTTGCAGCGGATGGTGCGGGTGGCCGCGCCGCGCGATTGA